The stretch of DNA tcttcttcttcacgTGCTACGTACAGCATCAAGGGGATCTTGAACCGCTACCAGCAGGCCACCGGGACCAGCCTGTGGACCGAGCAGGATGAGGTTGCTCGCTGCTTCTCTATCTTGCCTCCATCAATCTTCTTCTATAGCCGTAACACTCTCTCCTTTCTTCGATTTGGCTGATTTGCTTCGGTTTGATTTCATCGCAGGAAATGCAGCGCACCCTGAGCCGGCTCAAGGACATCAACCGGAACCTGCGCACCGAGATCAGGTCAACCACTTTCCTTCTTTCGTTTCCGAAGCATTCTTGATTCTTTGATGGGGAAGAGGATTTCCCAGCAAGCTAGCTAGATTGAATTGATGTGGAGATCGACCTGAATATATATGCTGTTTGTTCGTATGTGGAGCGCAGGCAAAGGATGGGGGAAGATCTGGACGCGCTGGAGTTCGGGGAGCTGCGCGGGCTTGAGCAAAGTGTCGACGCCGCTCTCGAGGTGGTTCGCCAGAGGAAGGTACAAACCCGAGCTCATTAACTGATTCAGGATTCGATAAATTCCTATGTACGTAGCTCTTTGGTGGATCTATACGAGTTATCCATCTCTGGCAGCAGAGGCTTAAGAAGTGGTTGATTTATTTAGTTTTGAAGAATTAGTTTGGGTTTTCTTGTTTAATTTCGTCTCATGTACATGCATGTATTGCTTCATTTAACAACATGACAGCTTGATTAATCTTGCTCTTTTTTTTTTCGTTTTGATTTTGCAGTATCAGGTGATCACCAGGCAGACTGAAACCTACAAGAGGAAGGTGAGAACTTTTCCAGACAGTTCTTCTCTATGAATTGGACTTCATGACCTGCATCATGCATGGAGAACAGCATGCATGAGTTTTTCCCGAAAATTTCACTCTGAATGCATAATTTTACTTGAGAGGTTTCTCAGTGACAATGCCCTTAGACAGGCCACAAAGAGCATGGCAACATGTGTGTATGTGCCCCATCTGGAGACTGTAACATGTCTTTTATATGTAGAGTCTAGCTCTTGTCATTCGGTCCCTCCTGGCGTACAATCTTGTTGCATTCGTGTACTAATAATACATGCTTGCTCTTGAAATCCACATGTGCAGGTGAAGCACTCCCAGAAGGTATACAAGAGTCTGCAGCAGGAGCTGGTGAGCTCTCTCGCTCCCTAGCCATCTCTATAGCAAACGATCATGCATGAATCCGAGCTGACgatgatgcatgtgtaccatgtACGCAGAGCATGCGCGAGGACCCCGTGTTCGGGTTCATGGACAACCCGGCGTTCGGGTTCATGGACAACCCGATGATGGGCGGGTGGGACGGCGTGGCGGCGGTGGAGATGGGCGGTGGCGGCTCGGAGGCGGACATGTACGCCTTCCACGCGGTGTCCAGCCAGCTCGATCTGCACGGCATGGCCTACCGCCGCTCCGACTGCCCGCTCTTTGGTTAATCAGTCATGTCAGCCGCTCCTGGCTTATATATCGAGTGACCGATCGTGTGATACTTAGTACAACAAAAGAAAATCTGTGTGCGAGTTGCATGTGTGTTTAGAGTTTCTTGGTTTGAAAATTTTGGAGATTGTAGAAACATGTTGTTTGAAGATTGAAAAATCCAGATTTTTCTGAGGTTTTTGAGAAATTTGTTTTTCTTTTGAATGTTGGGAGCATGTGAGCATTTATGGTAGGGTGTGGGAATATGTAAGACAGGCACGGATTAGCAATTTTATGGAGTGGTCAGTCAGACGTGCATGCTCTTGATCGTGGTAGCATCGCACGGTCAAATcgaaacttgctcttgccatgccttctcttccctcttcttcGTTTGGTTGGTGCGACAACATCAACACGGAGGCCAAGGCAGCAATGCAAGTCCATGGTTGGCACAGTACAACTCGTTCTCTAGTCCTCCTCAACcattccatctctctctctctctctaggtctCTAGCTTGCACAATATGTGATGTGTTCGTATACAAATATAACGTGTCTTGTTGTGTTTGTGCTTTTCGTGAGAGAGGACGGTGTCGTCTTGTTGGGCTTTAGCCCTAGGCAGGTCCGTGGATCGGAAGTAGAAAAGATCCCGGTGCTTGCTTCACTTTCTTGCATTGCCGGCACTACCATAAGATAGTACTAGTAGCCATCAAAGGAGGCAACCAAGGAGGCATAGTCAAACAGTTGCCTCTTCCGTGAAAGACCACGAACCCCCACAAGTTGGCACGTATACCATGCTATGCTAGCAGATGGGCCAGCCATGCATGCATCCTGCTGCCAGAGCTTGGACCAACGGCGGCATCTCCTGTGCAGCAGCCCGCtgcccgcatgcatgcatgcatgcgtgttgTCGCTTGTCTCTCGTCGTTTCCATCGTTATCTGGTAGTACTACGTAGAAGCTGTGTGAGTCGGTCCGTGGTAGGCATCAAGGGAGGCCAGCAAGAGCGTTGGTCAAACAGTTGCCTCTTGTGTGAAAAATGAAAAACCTCTGAAAAGTTGACGTGCAGCTGCTGGTCTGGTCCATAGTGTGCAGCAGCTGTTGAAGCAGCCTTGAAACATCTCCCCGTGCCGCGTCGCAATTTTGTCTTTCTGCACGGACTTGCAGTGCATCTGCGTACATGCATGTTCTACTTTCTCTTGCAGTTTTCACGATGGCCGCTCTGAGCATGCAAGGCGCACCGCGGCCTACCAATTTGTAACCAATAATGATGCCGTTCAAGGTTACACGAATAAACTAGTGCAACCTTAGGGAAATTATGTTTAAATACGAATTTAACGATATATTTTTTGTTGGCGTGcatcaacattttgttagttaaatatttgatcaaaatttgacacaaattacatAGTGGACCAATAAACCGGGACGGAGGTAAGTAGATGATTGCATTTATTAACTCGTAGACTCATTATCCTTAAAAAGCACTACTCCtttcgtctaggtgtgtaagtcaccttacaaaaatcaaatagtcccaaaacacataggcgtggtgcattaactcttatgttgtttcttattttttgacataaataaaggaatcaaccaataagagatgtggggtgtgtatgcttttaatgacttgagactaccaaacatggcatgcagtggtcagtttgttgcatgcaatggtattaattagcaaataaacattaagttctcttgttttcctctccatcTTGGTTGCAGTGCACAACCtaaaatgacttattcacctagacggagggagtatgttacagTAGCATACTACTGCATTAACTACTCTAAGCACAtcttcctcattaactacttgcgacATACAATAAGTAAATTTGCCTTGAGATGTGTTATGTTAGTAGCTATGTTACCCCACTACGACCAGCCTAAAACGGGTGTGCAAATGTACGCTTATCTTAGTATGTCTAAAACCATCCTATTGTTCCATCTAGAAAGTAAAAGGTGCTGGAAAGTCTATACAAGCAATAAAGCTTTCTTAATTTTGCCCAATTTGGTGCCCTAGCTAGCCCGTCCTGTGCGGTCCATCTTCATTAACTCTCACCACCACCTGAACAAAGAACATTCATCCTGTAGGCGTGGTATAAAATAAATGAAGTAGAGTGAGTGTACTCCTAGAGCAAATGATTAACCTTAAATGAAGTAAAGCTGCATGCGAAGCATGGGTCCAAGCAAATGCACATTAAATGAACGGTGATCGAGTTGCCTACCGTTGCAAGTTCACCCTTGCAGCACGACGAGGTGACACGTCGACGATCGGAGCGGTACGGAGGCAAGGGAAGGGAAGGCAACACCTACGACTACAAGACCAGCAGCAGCAGGCAGAGGGCTGGCGAGCAGGATGCATGAAAAATGTTGGACGGTCactcagggcatctccagccgtgctCCCAACAGGCTCTCCCAGGTCATTTTTTCGGTGCCGGTGTCGAAAAAACGGCCTAGTCGCGCCCCAGGACGTCGAAAATCgtcggttcggaccttttttccatccggcggtcacaggccgaacacGGTGCGctggggagcagttgggggctccggcgctagggaaaagcatgCCTGGCCCATACCGaaaggggaaaagtcaaggttttcttcctccgactcgcctcgcaccctccgcaccctcggccaccactagctatatcccggcaaCGGCCGACGGCTGTACAAGCTCATACAAGGCCGATGATCGGTCTGTTGCGCTATTCTCTTCGGATCTTGTTTCGATTTTATTCTAACTTTTTCTGTACGATTGATCTCCAGAATATCAGGGTTTCTAACTTAGTgatataaacgctcttatattactttacagagggagtattatataaCATTTTtactaagtctcagtcgactgagacttcgttaTGTCTGAGTCAATGCTATATTTTTTTGATCTTGCACGGAGATTCGTATAAAAAAGTTCttgttagttttttcttttctcttcttaTATTATACTATCACTTGCTGAGACTTTTttaggtctcagtcgactgagatctaGCAAGACCTATTATATAAATCAAATTATTTAATATAGAGGTGTTTTTGTTTACACCGAAAAGAAAACGACCAACAAAGGCATGTATTTTTTTAGGGGGATTAAAAAACGATGATCGAAACAGGCTTTAACCACTAATTATGTAGTTTTGCAATGTTGCCGTgtgtttttttttgaggggtaatgTTGCCGTGTTTCTTGAAGCGTAGTCGGTTCCCCTCTTGTTGAAGTAGCCGTAGTCAAACGGAACGTAAGCACTAAATAACTAAActttgcatctctctctctctcccgcaacTGCATGCTAATCTAGTCTAGGTCTCTAGCTTTGCGTAAATATATATGTGACCTGTTCCTCGTGCAATATGGTGTGTCTTCTTGTGTTTGTGTTTTTCGTGACAGAAAATGGTGTCGTCTTGCCGAGCTGTTTAGCCCAGGCCAGGTCCGTGGATTGGAAGTAGAAAAGCCTCGGGTCCTTCCCCATTTTGCACTGCCAGCTTCGTTTTTGTGGTAGCCATCAAAGGAGGGAACACAAAGACGCACGTCAAACAGTTGCCTCTTCCGTGAAAGACATGCGCATCGGCATGCTAGCTGATCAGATGGGCCAGCCATGCACCCTGCGGCATGCGGTTGCCAGAGCCTGAACCAACAGACGGCAGCTCCTGTGCTGCAGCCCGGCCGCATGCATGTCGTCGCTTTGTCTAGAGGCTGTTTGCGGTCTCGTCTCTCGTCGTTTCCATCGTTTGATGTGTTTCGTGTCATCGAGATCAGTATCTTGTAGAATCTGTGTGACATGGTCTGTAGCCATGCATGCATCAATGGAGGCAGACAAGTGCGTTTGTCAACCAGTTGCCTCTTATGTGAAAATAAAAAAAACCCTCTGAAAAGTTGCAGAGGTCGCAAAGAGGTTTTCAGAAGCATGCAGCAGCTGTCAAAGCAGCCTtgcaacatctactactactatgcACCGGCCAGCACCGCATGTTTGTCTTCTTGCACGGACTTGCAGTGTACTATCTGCGTGCGTGCGTAAATGCATGGTCTACTCTCTCTTGCAGTTTACACGATGGCTGTTCTTGTGGGAGTACAGGTCACGACGACGGAGACATTCGGAAATCAAATTTGGGTACGTGATCATGCAATAGAGAAGTGTTGTTATATTGGCATGCAACAGCGAGCGGTGGAGCATGGAAGGGGCACAGCAGCCTGTCAATTCCTAACCAGTATGGATGTCGTTCAAGGTTACAAAATGAACTGGTGGTAGTGTTAAGACGGATTTAACAAAGTACACTTGCCTTGGGTCTAAAACCGTCGTATTATTCCATGTGACACTACTATATATGGGTATTACTAGTATACTTTTTAAAGAGTAAAAACTGTTGGAATGTTTACACTCGCAATGAAAGTTTCTAAATATTGCCCAATTTGGTGCCCTACGCCCCTACCCCATCCTCATTGATTCTCACCACCTGAACATTCATCCTGGCAAATGATTAACCCAAACAATGCTCATTACATGAACGGCGAGTTGCCTACCGTTGCAAGTTTACTCGATGAGCGCTCATAGAATGTGTCATTCAATGCGACTCAAGACCGCCAGGTCTCTCCCTTCCTAGTATCCGCCAGGACTGCACgatagcatgcatgcatgcgaaAGTAATTCGTGCAGGTCATTGCGTTCAAGGACAGCCCGACTGAGAAAACTTCATTTCCCATACAGATCTCTTGTAGTATAATTATTGAAAAAGATTCGGCATATTGTAGTAATGTGTTCGTCTAGTTAGTACAAAAACATTGTATTGTCACAGCTAAAAAAAACTTTCTGGGCATGCATAACCAAGGAATATGAATTGGCCATGCAATTGAGAGTTAGCGAAAATTTTGAACTGTAGTATTTTTGGCTTTAAAACGGGACTCTTACTCTTGTTCATCTGTGCAACAGTTCCAAGCTACCCCATCCATACATGTAGAAACAAAAAATACGTAGTCCTTAATTTGCAGGACTGGCCTACATCGTGAGCGTGAGCGTACCGTCGCGCAGCGCACATGCAGCTGCGAAAACCTTAAGACGGTGGAAACCTCAGCGCCTCCTTTTTTGTCTGTCTTCACTCCAAGACTCTGCCTTTCCCTCTCTCCCGGCTGCCTTTCTCCTTGCCAATAGTCGAGAAGAGCACGATCGCCATGGCGACGGAGCACATGTCGGGCTCTTGCGCGCCGACGGCCGTGCCGGCCACGAACGAGGAGACGGCGGAGCCGCCGTCCGGGTATCTGCAGATCGCCGCCACCTCCCCCGCGACCAGGAGAAAGTGCCGGCCAGCCGGCACACCAGGTAATCGACACCGACGCATACATTACATTCGTAGGTCGATCGGTGCCAAGATTTGGTAGCCTGCAGTGTGTATGTGGAAATGTGGAATGTCACCTCACATCCATGCATGGACCTCGCGGCGCGCAGACCCGGACGCGGAGGTGGTGTCGCTGTCCCCGCGGACGCTGCTGGAGCCCAAGACGTACGTGTGCGAGATCTGCAACCGGGGCTTCCGGCGGGCGACGAACCTGCAGATGCACCGCCGGCGGCACGGCGTGCCGTGGGAGCAGCTGCAGAGGCGGGACGCCGGCAAGGCGGCGCCGCCGGGCCGGAAGCGGGTGTTCGTGTGCCCGGAGCCCAGCTGCCCGCACCACCACCCCTCCCGTGCCCTCAGCGGCGCCAGCGCCATCAAGCACCACTTCCGCCGCCAGCACGGCGCCCACCGCCAGTGGTCCTGCTCCCGCTGCTCCAGAGCCTTCGCCGTCCACGGCGACTACAAGGCCCACCTCAAGACCTGCGGCGGTAGCGGCACCCGCGCCCGCTTGCTCCGCTACCCTTGCCACTGTGGGCGCGTCTTCTTCCGGTACGTGGTTCACGCTGTGATCATTGGTGCCCGGCCGGCCGGCCCTCGACGACTAACTGATGGCCGGGTCTAAAACTCTAAATGCGGTGCAGGGTGGACACGTTCGCATATCACCAGCGAACGTGCCGCGGCGTTCCCCCACAGGCGGGTGTGCTGTCGGCGCCGGTGTGCGGCGCGTTGTCCGCGCCGCAGCAGCGGGCGACATCACCGTACCCGTCCGGCTTCGCCATGCCATCCAGTAGCGTCCTCATCGGCGCGGTGATTTGGCCCGGCGCCACCGCAATGCGGAGCCCGACCGTGGCCACGTTCAACGGGTTCTTGCCGCCGACAGGCACCAGCCGCAGCGGGCACGACCTCGAGCTGCAGCTCATGCCGCCATCGTGCCACGCAGCGCCGCGCTCACCGCCCGCGCCCATCTCGTGGGGAGACGACGGCGCCACCCAGCTGCAGCTTTCCACAGGCCTATGCAGCGGCGACAACCGTGCGGGAGAGGAGTTCAGGCCGTCGTCATTCCAGGCGCCACGTGGTCGAGCCCGGTGGAGGCGTGCAGTCCACCTCCAGGGAGGAGCAGGAGGAGCTGCGGCCGGTGATGGCGGCGAAGGCGGATCTGAAACCACGTGCTCTCCATCGTCACCGACCCCCTCATCCTCGACGGCATACGGCGGCGGCGTCACCAGCCTGCAATGGGCAATGCGTAGCTTGCCATCTTGGACCGCCTCTTAATCAGTTGCCTTCCTGTTTTTACCGCGCGGTGAGGTGTGGTGCAGTTGATCGAGCTGCATGAAAGCTAGGCAATATGGTAGTCTGCTGATCGAGTAGCTAGTTTGTGACTGAGGCATGTCCTTTCCTGTTGGATTTTCTTCAAACAATCTCATCTATCTTAGCCGGAGCTGGGAGAGTTCATGTTGCTACCTGCAAATTGAAAGTCAGGTGTACCAAAGCATGCCCGGAAACCGGCTAAGCATGCATACTGGAGGTTGGTTTTAATTAGATAATAAACCAGCTATGACGAGGAGTAGAGAACACCCCATTTCATTTCATAGTACGAATGGTGTTCAGCTATTCATACGAGAGACATGCATGAACCCATAGCAAACTCTAGCAAAGTAGCGGAACTAGTGCACCGGAAGCGGTGAGGGACGCGAGCGGAGACCATGCTGGCCGGCACGCGCAGGTGCACGATGCAAACAAAGAGACATGAAACACATTTGCCTACACACCTTGGGATGCGTTTGGTGGGCCGCATACAGTCCAACCAGGTCCGGGCGAGATGAAAAGGGGGCGTTTGGTTGCGTGCAAGTAGGCCTCGCTCGCATTGGCACGGAACTTAAAGCACCCGAGAGCCTGGCTCGCTCCTGTGAGCCAGGCTGAGTCAAACGCAAAAGGAAGACGCGGCGTAGGGCGGTGGAGGGTGGATCCGAACGGAGatggccggagggggaaatcggcgGAGGCGGGATGGTGCGAAATATACGCTCACCATCCCTTTTACTCGCTTCCCCCTGACTCTAGGACAAGCCTTCCTCTGTTATTGGCACCGCCAGCAACGACGACTCAGATCTACGGcatcgacggcggcggtggtgtTGGTGGCAGCAACGGCACTCCAGCAATGGCAACTGCTTCTCCCCTTCTTCTTTGACTTTGTCCGGCCATCCTTGTCCCGGCCATGTCTCCCTCGACCCTAAAGCTGGTAAACTACCCCTCTCCCCCTTCTTTGTTAGCTCATTCAGTAGGAGTGTTTAGGGTTGATTGTGCCATTGTTGACCGCGTCATGGATGTCGTTTAGGTTGTGGATGAACGGACGAAGCTTCTAGTTTAGGAATTGGCGCTGATACATATGGTTCAGGCATGGATTCTGTTTGTCCATAAGAGAGTTGTTCTTCGGAATGACAAACCTCTCATCGGGTATGGTCCTATGTTAATCCAGGAGCAGGACAGGATAGCGAATCTGAAGTACATCTACAACTGCAACAACACAGAGACTTTGTGGATGCTTCGAATGAAAAGAGCATATTTCACCAAACTTGTGCAAACGTTCAGGAGCAGGGGGTTGCTAGAAGATAGTATCTGCACAAATGTGAAAGAGCATGCAGTCATGTTCCTACATGTTGTTGGTCATAACCAGAGGTTCAGGGTTGTACACAACACCTTCAGAAGATCAATGGCGACCATCTCCAGGTACTTCAAGCAAGTGCTTTATGCTGTTGGGGGGCTCAGAGGAGAGATGATCATCTCGCCAACCGGCCGGACTCCTACCAAGATTCGCACTagcccaagatggtatccatacttcaGAGTGAGCACCGACAGTATGTAGTTCATGCATTGGTATGTTGTTATTGTTCTGCTGTAGCCATAACTGCATCGTGTAATGACATTCCAAGATTGCATTGGGGCAAAAGATGGTGCTCATGTCACTAGCAAAGTGCCGAAGCCACAAGCTGCAGCATATAGAGCGAGGAAGCACTACGCAAACTTGAATGTGCTTGCTGCTGTTGACTTTGATCTAAAGTTCACATATGTGTTGGCTGGCTAGGAAGGATCAACACATGATACTAACATTCTCAGTGACAACATGAGTCGTCATAATGGCATCAACATCCCCGATGGCAAGTTCTAATTAGGAGATGCTAGCTATGCATGCCGGCCAAGTGTTCTTCCATCCTTTAGGAAAACCAGGTATCATCTGAAcgagttctctggtaggaactatCTTAGGACTCCCCGGGAACTATTCAATCTCAGACACTCCATCCTTAGAGTAACGGTTGAGTGGGCATTTGAAGCTCTGAAGAATATGTTTGAGATCCTGGATCAAAAGCCATTCCACCCTTACCCTACTCAGGTCAAGCTTGTTCTTGCATGTTGCATCATTCACAAACCGGATCCTGCAATGGGGAACTGATAAACTTTTGTCGGAGGAGGAAGATGTGACTCCTGATGAGGTGATCAGCTCTGTCCATGGCGTGGAGGCTTTTGAGAACAAAGAATGGAAGAACAAAAGGTTGAATTGGGCTCAGACAATGTGGGATAACAGAGGTTAGACAAGAatctgaagcagaagagcaagaagaagaagaagaagaagaagcagcagtagcagcaaaagaagaagaagaagaagaagaagaagaagaagaagaagaagaagaagaagaagaagcacaacagcagcagaagaggaggaagatgaagatgatgaactTCCATCTAGTGAGCATCGTTGAACCTTTCCCTATTCAGCCATATTGGCTCTTAATAACTTGTAGTGTCATTTGCTAATAGTTAGGATAAACTGCCATTTATTTCCTAGTTAGGATAAGACAATGTTTAGTGTGCATGCGGTAAGGTCACGCTAATGAGAAGTGGTGATCACATCTTCAGCGGTTTGCAACCAAACAACGTGTTGTCTGTCTAACAACAATGACGCAGGCAATCAAACAACATGCTAACTGATCGCTCCCTCCATGCATGAAGCCTACTACATATAATCAAACTACATACAGATGTGATTTTTAGTCTGCATTTGTCCAACTAGACTTAACCGGAACAAATATGTAAAATGCCTTAAAACAAAGATGCCAACCAAAAAACTACCGCCACCAAATCAAACACGAACTGGTACCACCCTCGAGctgcatgcatgctatgctatgctGCTTCCGGAATGCAAAATACCGCAGCACTTGGCAGTGGCAGGGCTCAACACGTAAGACAAACTTTTCGTAGAAATAACACAAGCCGACATGACCTACCAACACATTACATTGACAAATACAGGGCTACATGATAAGGAAGTGATTATACTATATGAAGATACGACGACCAGCATGGAAATTTCAACCACTCAAAAGAAAAAAGCATGAAAATTTCGAAAAAGGACAGAGAAGATGCAGCGACAGAGCTGTGCTACGATAATGTCCAAAGTCCGGCGGCCTTCCGTCCACTGCCCCTGCATTTGCACCAAACGAGAGAGTCAAAGCATGTCTACACTCCGGATTTGACCGTGCCACGCCACCGGCAACGAGCAAAGCCTGTTACTATTGGGAGTAATATGGTAACTAGTCTTAATTGGCGATTTTTTTACCATCAAAgcactcttttttttcttccttccCGACTAGAAATATTTCTCACAGTGATATGTGAATGGATAAATTTACAACCATACTAAAATATCACGAGCTAAAAATTTATCAAAAAACATTCCTGTAACACATTCAACATGAAATTTATGGTGTCTGACAGATTGGGAACAAACAAAATGATGACTTACCACCAAACCCCATTTAGGTTGCCCGTAATGGGAGGTATCAtgtgtagtatcatgcatgccaactaggcaattttgatgaggtggcatagaattaaacaaagaaaaagatggttgagtatcatACCATGATACCATATCATGTTAAATTATATGGTACTATGtgccatgcatgacaataaatgaggtcatctattatactccctccggtcctttttaattCGCATATCAGGTTTGTCTGAAGTAAAACCtcgtaaactttgaccaagtttatagaaaaaaatacaaacatttagaatgtgaaatcaacaacattagatgtgtcatgactttacttttcatattgtataaatttagcattatagatgttaatattttttcatataaatatggtcaaactttacgaaattTGACTTCAGACAATCTTTATATGcacagtaaaaaggaccggagggagtaccaaCATATGATACTTGTAGTGTCATATACtattatcatatgcatgatactagtatatgatactcccactacgaCTAGCCTTATATCTCCGAACGTGATTGTCATACCAATGTGTACCTGCAAGATCTCCCCCCTTcctcccaccctccctcccctccctcgaTATCTCTCCCTCCCCCTCATGTTCTCTCAGTCCCTCTTGATATCGAGTGTGTCTCCTTCTCAAGAAGGGTCTAGGGCTCCAGTAGTCGTCTGGTGAGTTAGTCATCATTATCGATCTTTGTGGTGGCGGTGAGATGAGGAGGAACACAAcaagaggttgttgatgttcttAATCTTTTCCCTGTGGTCATGGTCACGTCTTTATTAGCAAAATGTTTTGGACAATTGTACTCCATTTGAGGAACTCTATATAAGTAAAAAAGTTTTTTTATTTTGCCCAATTTGGGGGAGGAGGTGGGAGGGGAGGGCATTGGCCCCCTACCCCCAAATGAAGCTCGAAAAGTTGTTCATGCACCTCATAAAGGCAACTTATTGGATCAAACATCTGAACAATTTCCGTAGTGACATTGAATAAAATAAATCTAGGTAGTAGTACCCAGTTTGGTTGATCTAGATGGTAAGTCCTAGAAAGGATGCCAAATTTCTGTCATATATGCTAACTAGGTGTGCAAAGTGATATATATGATGAGTACGAGAGCAACTCAATAGGTTGCAATAATGTGCGATGCTTGCCCAGAGCTGGTATATTTCTTCGCAGTGTGGTAGTGACACTGGCTAGCCTAGTGTTGAATGTTGTTGATTATCAAGTGTTTAAACTGATGCAAACTAGAAGAAAGAGATTTTAACTTACAATCACACAATTCATCCAACCCAGGCGCATGTTTTCCAAGTCATGGACAATATGCTTGTCCGTTAATACATTTTGTCCAATGATTTCAATTGTTAGCAGAAAAGACAAGACCCACTCATGCGTTACACATGCTAAGAACGTTTTGCTAGGAAAATAGATTTGAGGAATTTGCTAATCCAATATGGCAACTCAACAACTAAATCTTGTACTAGAAGTTGGTTTACTATACCTCCAAGTACTTGATGGTAATGTATTCCTTTATCAACAAATAGACAGTGTATATGTGATTATAGATTAATGATGATTATAAGATATAAGTGCCCTAATATACAAAACTGGTTGAAAAAAGACAATTTGCGAGGGTGGGTAGGGGACTATAGCCCCCCGCCCCCGCCTAATGCTAATTTGATCAGTCGTTCAAAGTTAACAAAGTTAGTTAAGTACTTGGAGGCGCATGTAGAGTATGTTTTGCAAACCATATCCAACAAATAGTATATTTTACAAACCAGATTCGAAAAAGAGTAGGTTTTACAAATAAAATCATGTTACACACCAGGAGTACTCCGTTTTACCATGATGTTCTTGGAAATTCTACAGAAGCAAGAAAATTAtcttgatttttttctttttgagggaAATAGCAGGACTCTGCTATGTATTTTTATGAACTTTTAaataagtaatatggaagtaatgtcCAAAAGAATGAAAGAATAACTACACAAGCCCTAATTAAGCAAAAAAAAAAACCTAAGAGAAGAAGAAAATAACCAAT from Triticum dicoccoides isolate Atlit2015 ecotype Zavitan chromosome 6A, WEW_v2.0, whole genome shotgun sequence encodes:
- the LOC119314614 gene encoding MADS-box transcription factor 16-like translates to MGRLGKFEIKRIQDATGRQVCYSKRRSGIMKKARELAVLCDAQVAVVVLSSTGKHHHFCSDGAEYARSQLTPCIRSIIKGILNRYQQATGTSLWTEQDEEMQRTLSRLKDINRNLRTEIRQRMGEDLDALEFGELRGLEQSVDAALEVVRQRKYQVITRQTETYKRKVKHSQKVYKSLQQELSMREDPVFGFMDNPAFGFMDNPMMGGWDGVAAVEMGGGGSEADMYAFHAVSSQLDLHGMAYRRSDCPLFG
- the LOC119318254 gene encoding zinc finger protein SHOOT GRAVITROPISM 5-like, coding for MSGSCAPTAVPATNEETAEPPSGYLQIAATSPATRRKCRPAGTPDPDAEVVSLSPRTLLEPKTYVCEICNRGFRRATNLQMHRRRHGVPWEQLQRRDAGKAAPPGRKRVFVCPEPSCPHHHPSRALSGASAIKHHFRRQHGAHRQWSCSRCSRAFAVHGDYKAHLKTCGGSGTRARLLRYPCHCGRVFFRVDTFAYHQRTCRGVPPQAGVLSAPVCGALSAPQQRATSPYPSGFAMPSSSVLIGAVIWPGATAMRSPTVATFNGFLPPTGTSRSGHDLELQLMPPSCHAAPRSPPAPISWGDDGATQLQLSTGLCSGDNRAGEEFRPSSFQAPRGRARWRRAVHLQGGAGGAAAGDGGEGGSETTCSPSSPTPSSSTAYGGGVTSLQWAMRSLPSWTAS